The Dermacentor silvarum isolate Dsil-2018 chromosome 3, BIME_Dsil_1.4, whole genome shotgun sequence region GGTACTGTACAGGAGAGATCAAGGTCCGGTCAGCAGTCGATTTCTCCTCTGCCTTCCTTCTCAGCGACAGGCTGAGGCACTTCGAGAAATGCATGAAGGAAGGTACGGTGGCCACATGGGCATCAGAAGAACATTCGAAGCGCTGAGgtccaagtactactggccaaagctctATACGGATGTCAAACGGTATGTGAGTCACTGCGACCTTTGTCAGAGGATGAAGATGTCGACATCGCTGCCTTATGGATTACTACAACCGATAGAAGTGCACAGCCCTTTTCATACAGTTGGGATGGACATCGTAGGACCATTCAAGAACTCTCGAGGATATAAATATATCATCGTAGCCATTGACTACCTCACCAAGTTTGTTGAGGCAAAACCCTTGAGGAATATAGAAGCCACGACAGTTCAAAAGTTCATTGAGCGCAGAATTGTCTTGAAGCATGGATGCCCAGCCACGATTATTACAGACCGCGGTACTCAAATGATGGCACGATCTACTGAAGCTTACCTCAAACATCGTGGCATCACACATGCTGCCACTACCGCATATCATCCTGCAGCAAATGGCTTGTGCGAAAGGGCTAACAAGACTATCAAGCAGATGATTGCCATGACTACCGCCGGGGGAGAAAAGTGGGCTGATGTACTCCCATATGTTGTATTTTGCTACAACACCGGGTACCAGGACACGGTTCGCCAAACTCCATTCTTCTTAGTTTATGGTAGAGATCCAGTGCTTCCACTAGACGTTGTTTACAGCCGCCTAGAACTTGAAGAACTGAAAGAAGATTCCAGTTATGGCGCGGTAGTGAGCGAAAGACTGAAAAAAGCTAGAGAACTTGCGGCCGCGTACATCAGActggcacaagaaaaacagaaggacTACTTCAACAAGCACCACAAGGACGTTGTGTTCGAAAGAGGACAACTAGTGCTTCTTAAGGCTCCACCCTCCGGTGTTAAATCGACCACATGGTACAACGGCCCTCACAAGGTAGTGAACAGACTGTCTCCCGTGAACTACGAGATCGAACTTGCCGATAACATGGGAACGGACATTGTGCATGTGGAGAAATTGAAGCCCTACCTGAGCCCAATTGCAGAGATGGAACAACCTCGTGCAATCGGACTAAGCCGTACATGTGTCTGACGCCGTATGGATGCAGTGAAGTGTGTGGTGTAGTATAGTTCGAGTGATTACATTTATTTATGTGTGTAAAAATGGGACGACAAAGCTTGCCCTTGTAAATAGTTACTGTTGTATGATTGCTCTTTAAGTTTGCTTATGTTTTAGATAATTCCTATTGTACCATTGCGAATGTTATGTGTTGTGTTTTTAGTGTTGTAAACAGTCGGGACGACTTGTTTCATAACCCGgccatgtcacgagcgaaagcagacgacgcttggtgcgcacgtgtcttgcgccttggcgccgagctcgcgctcgcgagaggggctcgaggaataaagaagaagggtcaggcagtcccttcctggtctccactgtgtctggatgcgtctgatgccgccccggaacccatagaaaccgacgaccacaacggcacgtcacacAGACCTACACCAATCTTGCGGGGTTTTAGTAAAGCAGTAGAAAAACTAATAGAGCAGCGCCTCTCTAACTACTTGGACAAGTTCCAGCTAATAATAACAAGACAGTCAGGTTTTCGTCCTGGATATTGTACTATCCTAGGTGTAATCACGCTCACCGAAAAGATCAAAGCGGGCAGATTTGTAGGATCTGTCTTTATCGATAAGTCAAAAGCATTCGATTCCCTTTATCACAACATTCTCGTTACTAAACTCAGCGCGTATGGCATAACAGGTCCATCTTCAGAGCTACTGCGAAGTTATTTACACGACAGACAGCAACAGGTTTGCATCTCAGGAGTAATGTCTGACACAAAATTAATTAACACTCGTGTTCCACAGCGGGTCCATATTCGGTCCCCTCTTATTTCTTATATGCATTAATGATTTTCCAAACTGCCATAAAGTACTCCAACATGACCACCTGAAAGATTATGCATACCAAgtgttttatttttatctttagctgcaccatgttttttttttattgttgttgtggcagacagcacaattctaacccttaaGTTAAATTACTCGATAAAGTGGTCATTACCtctacgagaaatcaaagtgTTTAATtcaataattagcataattacactaattaacgtattgaaataattactttacggcacccATTTAtattttacgaattgtagccaatgagttcgcaaggcgtatcgaATCCACTAGAAAAAATTCTCAGggctacaccagtttcgagataattttcaaagtgtccgacgaaatgcatttgCGTTCATCATTCATTCATCATTTATTGTACCCTTAAAGGTCCCGTCAGGGACAATTCATAAGATGGGGGAGACAGGGGTGTGAAGCGGTCATACATGGGCATGGGAAAAcagaatgtgaaaaacaaaacaataataaGAATAAGAATAACGAAGGGGTACGTATGACAAGCAAAACACCAGTATATAAAAGTAAATTTTTCAGCTGTGCAGGCAAAATGAAATgcgctgcgcaaaaaaaaaaaaaagaaagaaaaaaaaactaaatggcCAAAATTGGCATAGGTGTGAGGCGGTCATACATAGGCGTGGGAAAACAGAGGTGAAAAAcagcatataaaaaaaaacaaagtcaAGTAATTCAATCAGTACAACGCAAAATATGACAAGCAAAGTACCGGTATATAAAAATACAATTTCAGCTGTGTGGGCGAGATGAAATGCGGTGAGCCAACGAGGTGGCGGAAGATAGCGAAGCAGAGATAGGAGATGACGCAATATTATGAGCAGATTATATTGCTAGGAGAGGAGCATGAGGGAAGTAACTATTGTATGGTCAAATGGTCAGTTAGTAGCTGCCTAAATTTGGAGGGATTAGATTCGGTAACAAtttcagttgcttttgtgcttgaatgcataaaacagcgttttcttaaaataTAACTAGGACAAtacatttttaccgcaagtttgacggcgcataccTTGAAGTCagtgccttgcaaactcactagctaccattcgtacattgaaatatgtgccgtaagttaattcattaaaaagataattagtgTAAATATGGTAGTTATTCagttaagcattttgatttctcgtagaagtaatggccacctcattgAGTAACGTAGTTCAGGGGTtggaattgtgcaatctgcaacatgTTGCTAAAGAAACACCCTATAGAAGGAATGTCTATAATTTGAATAGCATAATGTATGCGGGCATGGTGCACATGTTGTTTTCATTGTTAGTACATATGGTTCTGGATCTCTCTGCTGATGACTTTTAAAGGGGTCCGAACGTTTGTCAAGTAAGTTAACTTGCTATATAAATTCAAGTTCGTGTATAAAAAAAAGCATGGctccctccattttttttttttgagcatgaCAGGCAACAGACTCTGCATAAATGCAAAGATTTCCTAACTTTATGGTGTAATTTACCATTCCGCATGTGTAATTAGAATATTGCTTTTCTACGACGTCACAAAAGGCAACAGCTTGACTGAGAACTACAACACTTGATTTCTTTGACTTTTATTCATCAAAGCTTGTGACCTAAAATGGAAAGCAACATCGGTGATTTCGTTACCGGTAGGTATTTGGCACCGATAGAAAGAATTAACAGTAAGTTATTCTTGTTGGTTCATTTTCTATTCTTTGTTCTCTCTTTATGCAGCGTCATATACTGGGAGTCAAGAGGGTGATGTAAGGATGCCGAGATCACCAGCCGCTGTAAAACTGAGAGTCAGGACTCTGCTCTGGAGGccgccttttttcttctttctttcttttggcgAACCTGAAAAATATAAGGCAGTTCTTACATTCATATAACGGCAGCGCAACGTTCACAGGCACTGGCATTAATATATCTTACATACACGCAATCTCAATAGCGCtagaaaaaattgaaggacgcttaagcttcgcatttaagagtctAACGCGATAGCGGGCCCCGTTCgtattgcatttttctttatgagtaggcttcactgcaacacaggttgtgggaaaaccagcttacaaagaccaagcttacaccgatccccttaaagtcggcttcacttttgaacagaAATGCATTACTGCGAAgtcgtttttctaggggcaatataagtcgtcttatattaaaatgtgaaggccctaggacctctttttattattttattaattgtttgctattgccccgacgcgcgcgcgtgacctgccgaggatgcgagcaccatctggatgggattttcgcaagtaacctaccagagcgcgccgctgtttgtatgtggtataaatgctggagaaggggtttgtgtttgagtttcctcgtaacagaattatgttttctcgtacatccaaatgacaatccgacgccaccatgcctgtaggctgtggttatgtcgtactttaccatttttctggcggattttactgtgagaaattcactttttgttcactaacaccttgcgccacgcgcagggcctgcgcagtcggggtgggtggggatgattttttccgccacggacgccggcgcttacgccgacgccggattttctgcgacacggggcccttaacgctttcgtgttaaaacagcAACAGATACAGAAACGACAGTGCGTTGTCGTTTCTATGTCTATCCCTGTCTTTCTCGCGCTATTGAGGTTCCCAGTATGAAAGGCCAACTGTAGCCTGAGTCAATGCCTTGATATCTTACATAGCACGATTCATTTGTCTGCAAATGAATCGTTTGAGAGGGATCACGATTTCACATGTCGCGTATGGCACCACATTTCACTGAACTAACGGTTATCTCGTGAGCGTATTATCGCAGAAGTAAGCGGAGTTATTGCAAccgcagtgaaatgtgctttctGCTAATTCACATCGGCTTCTTTCGTGTCGTGGCACCGTTACAGCTCATTTTGTTATCATGTGTACATATATGTAGAACGCCCTTTGCAATAAGTATGAACTGATCTTCAGATATTGCAAGCATCTTCCGATATTGCAAGCGATGAAAAGTACCGCGACCGTATTTAGCGTCAACGCAAGAAAACGCAGCGGCAATGCGGCTAATTATCCCGCGCACGTAAACACAATATCAAAACACACACGTTTCAGAACCACCATCTggttttgaggcacgccgtaattggggactccggattagtttatAACTACctgggctttttaacgtgcaccttaatttAATTACGCGaacgtttttacatttcgcccccgtcgaaatgcagccgcgGTTGCCAGGACCGAgcccgcaacctcgagctcagcagcgcaacgccacagcccATGGGCCACCGGGCCGGGTTACACAATAGGGTGATGCACCCGTACGTATGCTTGCAAAGTGTATAGGGAACCAGAACGCAGCGTTGCATTAAGAGTGCTGCGCACTCACAGCTTGCAAGTGGGACTCCTGCAAGGCAGAGCTGCGGCCTCCCGGAGCGCGTCCTCGGTTCCACCAGTTCCGTCTTCGAGGGCTGCGCCCGGAGTGTCCTTCGCTCCTGGAAGATGGAAGGCAAGGAGTTATTACCGCCTATAAATTCGCAGGCGCTGATCAGACTGCTCCTTAGACATCCTAAGACGAATTCCAGCAAGGTAGCACTATAGAATGCGAGGTCTCGGTCGGTGTGACAATCATAAAGTAGCAGAGGAAGCGTTCACTCCTACTGATCAAAAACAATCATAGACATCAAGCTGCTGTTTTACAGCGAATGTTTCTTTGGAAACCTTCCCgaactttcctgaccgtggctgatGTGTGCTGCTGCTGTCCTTGCTGAATAATTTATATTTAAATAGTATATTTACGCGCCCATTAGTATATTTACGGTCtatccattaggccacaatcacacttctttatttttctttattgcacGAAAATATCAATAATGTCGAGCAAACATTATTTCCATTACATTTAGACATAAACACGAAAAGCAATCCCACACGTGCTACACAGTCTTAGTTCAAAAATGGgacaaacaaacacaagcgtccacATGGGAAATCCACTCAGGAACGGGATCGAAGGTTTCAAGCACACTACGCACTTAGGCAGCCtgttctcgaaagacagaccttgtcgatCCAGGTGCCTCGTGGTGCTTGTCGATCGTGTGGCTCGTCCATAATGATTAAAGTCGTAATAGCTCGAATGGTGTATTACACGTATATTTCTATCGCTCCAACGCCAACTAGCAGCTTGAGGTGATGGCCACGTGtatcacattgcgtagcacggggGCGCGAGAGCACAACGCAAGGGCGCCAGTTTCCTCTGCgcaaagacgcaggaatgaagtGGGCAAATTTATAGCGTTTCATTAACCGCTTCCCATAGAATCCAAGATGTGTGCGTTGGATTTGTATATACTTTTCTAAGTATTTCGccctctttttatttctttcatcatttttttttctccgcaggAAGGGGCATTTAAGTCACGCTTTTTCTCATTATCCAACATTGCTTCGAACAAATACGCAAACCACATCATCGCAAATTCAATACAGTGAGATTATTCTAGCAGAAAATTTCTGGAATGACACAGCGTATCATATCAGACCCCGATTCGCATAATGCATACAACGTTTCGTGCGTGCTTATGAGGCGCCTTAGAAGTCTACCACAATGTGCctagcattcattcattcattcattcattcattcattcattcattcattcattcattcattcattcattcattcattcattccagtCATCTACAAGGCATTGCCCGCCGGTCAGGACGAAAGGAGCTGATCAACCTCCTGACGGGGTTCTGCTCGCAATGGCTACAATAGTTACAAGAGACGAAGAATGCCTCGCATTAAGAAGCATAATTTAGGTACAAAGTTGTCACTAACCCTTTTCGCACCAGGGGGAGCTCAGCTCGAGCAGCACGCAGACAATGCGATCCAGGTTCCCGTTCTTTACTTCCACGTCCCTCCTTAGGCGGCGAAAGGCAGCTGCGGAGAAGGGCGTTTATAAATTATAGGACGTCAAGGTTAATCTAAAACGCACGATGATTGCTAACGAAAACTATTAAATCGTGGGAATTGAACGTCCCGAACTTTGCACAGTCGGTTATCagggagggctccggaataattttcactgCTTGCTGTTCTCTAACCTGCGCCTAAATATAAGCACTCGATCGTTTATGCACTTCGGGTGCActgaaatgccgccgccgccgccgtcgcagtcgggagttgaacccgcgacctcgcgctcagcagcagaatgtcatAGTTGCTTAGCCACCACGCCACATTGAACAAAAAGCTATCAAGGCAGGCTCACGCCTGGGTGCATTGAAGCTGACCTAAGAAATGACCACAGCAGACTCATTGCCGGAATCGCACCTGCAAGATGTGGTTCGTGGGGGAGACGAAAGTTCAGGGACAACTTCGCGAAGCCGTGGAATAGTGACAGACATGAAAATGCACGGAAATCGCAGTTCTCAAGTCAAAAGCGATGTTGAAAGCACGAGCACTTAGACGCTTGACGAAGGCTTCATCAACAGGGACATGCTGGGATGAAATTATCACATTTTAACCCATGCTTTCATACAGCAGTGTGTTAGATATTCAAGATTTACGTCACGATAACCTCAGGTGTCGTCGCACAAGCAACTTCCGATGGATCTAAAATAACGATGATAGATGGATATGATTCAGAAACTTTTGCGAGAGTCATGAGCAAAAGCTGATTTGCGAGATTTTTCTTGCAAGTCATCTGTGAAGCACGAATTTATTggtaacttttttttaaactttctttttttaaagaaagcaatCATTCATGTCCAAGATAGCGGCTGCCTGTATAAAGCTTCCTGGATAAGTGTATTTGGTaaagtatttttttcttcaaattttggTCTGAAAAAGACAGCAATTTTTTAATTGTCTGTTAGGCTTTTGCGCAAGATATATTCTTTACGCAAGCTGATAGATAAGCCATTCTGGTACTCCATAAGTTTGCCTCTGCTGACCTCAACACGAATATCCTATAGCTCGATCGAGGGCGTGCTCGAGGAGTTGCAGCAGGTCTCCGTCGAGCAGCATAATAGTTCCACGATATCTACTTACCAGACTACCATTGAAACACGTCCTCCCCCCCAACATGCCCTCCCACCACAAATTACCACATAGGCAGTTATACGTAAGCTTATTGTCGCTCTCGCAATACTGCCTTTCAGCTAAGAATCCTATAGCATATTACCTTTCAGATCTCGAAAACATATGTCTGACAAATTTGTTCTGTTTATAGTAGAACTTATTCATTGTGGGAAATGCTGATACGCGCGTTATTGCGACGCAGTGCATCTTAGAGGGCTGTTTCACGTCATTCTAATTTATGGCGCACAGcggacgcgttttttttttttcccctctgtgtTTGTTTTCCAGAGCTCCGGAAAACAACAGACATGTTCTCTAAACTGCAGTATACTAATATTTTTACGCATTTTTAGCGGTCACAAGAAATTACAGGAAGAAAGTACTTAAGATAATCAGTCACTGATTAGATTAGAGTTGGGCAAGATACGAAATCTCTCTAATCGATTTTCCTTTGCCTTGCATCGGTACGAATATTAACGTTGAACTATGGAGCTCTAAAAGTCACTTCATAAAGGCCTTACAGGATATACAGCTCTTGTGTCGCATAGCGTCTTCTCCTTCGGGGCCAACAAAAGTTGCATAATTGACGCGCTATACGTGTGAacaagaatgtggctgccaggctaCACTGATGCATATGTACCCGAAAAAGCAAGCATAATATGATTTATACCGACAACCCGCACAGATAGACCAACAAGTTTAGACACGTATGGCTATGAGCAACTTAAGCGCAGTATAAGCTCCCATCTCGAGAGGTGCAGAAGCTTAATGTATAGTTGTGTTCTTATGGGCTTGTTTACATCGTAAGTAATCTGTTATAATGCGTCAATGTTCTCGTTATCAGATTACGAAAAAGATTGAGCTTTACAGGCACTTCTAGAACAATAGTAATTGGTTCGTTATATAACAAATTCGTAAAATCCGGTTTGAAATAACGGTATTCGGCTGCAGTTCCGCATGACGTGTCTTGAAGTGTTACCTGTGCGAGCCAAGTTCATGTCGCGCCGTCCCGTCCAAGTTATGGCTTGTCGCGGGGACGCAAGAGCTCCCACCACCACGTTCAAACCGATCAGCAGAAGAAgcgccatcgccgtcgccatcgcgATCGAGTGTGCGGGTCTGGCCGCGTTAGCACCCTTTGTAGAGCTTCCAAACCCGCATGCAATTTCCGGGTCTTGCCGTCCAATGGCTAAGCGCCGCTCGTGCGTCATCGCGCCGCCGTTGTCCAATGACAGCCCGCGGTGCAAGTGGGCAAGAAAGGCGGCGTTACGTGGTTGCCAGAAGGACGTGTGATTTCCAATCGACAGATGGGCAGACATTCTAGCAATACAAAATCAGGGACGATAAAACGTCCGTCAGAGAGCAGCAGACGGCCATCGGCTATTCTTGACGCCGGCAGCACTCGCTCATCTCTCCGCTTTTATTGGGCGCTTATTTGTCATCGCGGGTACTGGCGCCTGAGGAACCTTTTACCAAAGGTGTACGAATCGAACACGCCACGTCTCACGCAAAGATCGGAAGTGAATAGCGGTGAAAGCCTGAACTATTTAAATATATGGTTCCACTTGCCGTTGACATATTTATGTTTTTTCACCCAGCCATATTGGAGTGATGTCATTGCTTCGAAAGGGAAGAACGGCACAAAAGAACGGGGTCCGTTTGCTGCAACAGAGTAGAGTATCCAAAGTTCAACTATATTTTTACCATTAGCAGCACACCTACATTCGAAGAACTGATTTTCTTTACACAGCACACCTGTATGAAAGTCAGTCAAGAGCCCGTGCAACTTATTTCGCATTCCTTGCATGTGGAATAGAATAAACTGAACCATGGTATCAATACCACAGTTCGAACATTACACAGCCAGCTTCTTCCAAAAATACGGCCAATTCAAGTCATCGCATGAAAAATGGTTATGCCAGAGGAAATCCCAGAGGTTATCTATAGGGTTATCTTATCTGCGCATACGTAATGAGCGGCAAGCAATATCGGAAACGATAGAACCGTAACGATATGCTAAGATACCCTAATTTCTGTGGACGGTGTACAGTCGTCCTAGCGTCAGAGGCGAGGCCTGGGGGCAGTGTTCGGGATGACTGAGACTTCAGATACAAAGCCCAGGCAACAAGAACCCCCTCCTCCCTCTACCTCCAACTTGATTGCACACCACCTTCCCCCAGCTGCGAAGCACTTCAGACGTACTTGTAGTCATCTGCAATGCTCAGTCCCAGTCAGCTGTGAGAAACAAATaagcgggccaaacagtcacgcgAGTCGGCAATATCAAGTTCCGCCTCCATGAACGAGCAGTAAAGATGCGCCAGAAGTGCATTCGAATTAGTACCGCAGACTTTCTTGCGTTAAGAATCGGCTTTTAAACAGGCGTATTCAGAAGTTCAACACCGCCCGAATGGTGCGGCCATGCACctatatatatacctatatagAGCCACCATTCTGCGGCTGT contains the following coding sequences:
- the LOC119443814 gene encoding uncharacterized protein LOC119443814, with the protein product MALLLLIGLNVVVGALASPRQAITWTGRRDMNLARTAAFRRLRRDVEVKNGNLDRIVCVLLELSSPWCEKGAKDTPGAALEDGTGGTEDALREAAALPCRSPTCKLFAKRKKEEKRRPPEQSPDSQFYSGW